TTCCTGACCGCGGACGGAGCTCATTAAGGTCCTCATGTTTGTTTCACATGCTCTATGCCTAATGTTTCTGACTGGGCACAGATCTCATTAAGAGCCTGATGTTTGTCTCACGTGTTCTGTGCCTAGTGTTACTGACTGAGCACAGAGCTCTTTAAGATACTCATGTTTGTTTCACGTGTTCTATGACTAGTATTACTGACTGAGtacagagctcattaagatcctcatgtttcTTTCATATGTACTATGCCTAGTGTTACTTACTGagcacagagctcattaagatcctgATGATTGTTTCTCGTGTTCTATGACTAGTATTCCTGACTGCGGACAGAGCTCATTAAGGTCCTCATGTTTGTTTCACATGTTCTATGCCTAGTGTTTCTGACTGGGCACAGATCTCATAAGTGCCTCATGTTTGTCTCACATGTTCTGTGCCTAGTGTTACTGACTGagcacagagctcattaagatcctcacGTTTGTATCACGTGTTCTATGACTAGTATTACTGAATGAGCAgagagctcattaagatcctcatgtttcTTTCAGATGTACTATGCCTAGTGTTACTGACTGagcacagagctcattaagatcctgATGTTTGTTTCTCGTGTTCTATGACTAGTATTCCTGACTGCAGACAGAGCTCATTAAGGTCCTCATGTTTGTTTCACATGTTCTATGCCTAGTGTTTCTGACTGGGCACAGATCTCATTAAGTGCCTCATGTTTGTCTCACATGTTCTGTGCCTAGTGTTACTGACTGAGCGCAGAGCTCATTAAGTTCCTCATTTTTGTTTCACGTGTTCTATGACTAGTATTACTGACTGAGCAgagagctcattaagatcctcatgtttcTTTCACGTGTACTATGCCTAGTGTTACTGACTGagcacagagctcattaagatcctgATGTTTCTTTCTCGTGTTCTATGACTAGTATTCCTGACTGCAGACAGAGCTCATTAAGGTCCTCATGTTTGTTTCACATGTTCTATGCCTAGTGTTTCTGACTGGGCACAGATCTCATTAAGTGCCTCATGTTTGTCTCACATGTTCTGTGCCTAGTGTTACTGACTGAGCGCAGAGCTCATTAAGTTCCTCATTTTTGTTTCACGTGTTCTATGACTAGTATTACTGACTGagcacagagctcattaagatcctcatgtttcTTTCACGTGTACTATGCCTAGTGTTACTAACTGagcacagagctcattaagatcctcatgtttgtttcacgTGTTCTATGACTAGTATTACTGACTGCGGACAGAGTTCATTAAGGTCCTCATGTTTGCTTCATGTATTCTATGCCTAGTGTTACTGACTGagcacagagctcattaagatcctcatgtttgtttcatgTGTTCTATGACTAGTGCTACTGACTGGGCACACAGCTCCTTAAGATAAACATGTTTGTTTCACATGTTCTAGGACTAGTATTACTGACTGCGgacagagctcattaagatcctcatgtttgttttGGGTGTTCTATGACTAGTATTACTGACTGCGGACggagctcattaagatcctcatgtttgtttcacgTGTTCTATGACTAGTATTACTGACTGCAGACAGAGCTCATTAAGGTCTTCACATTTGTTTCACATATTCTATGCCTAGTGTTACTGACTGAGCACAGatctcattaagatcctcatgtttgtttcacATTTTCTATGACTAGTGCTACTGACTGAGCACAGatctcattaagatcctcatgttttTTTCACATGTTCTATGACTAGTGCTACTGACTGGGCACAGAgctccttaagataaacatttttgTTTCACGTGTTCTAGGACTAGTATTACTGACTGCGGACAGAGCTCATTATGACCCTCATGTTTGTTTCACGTGTTCTATGACTGGTATTACTGACTGagcacagagctcattaagatcctaTGTTTGTTTCACGTGTTCTATGACTAGTATTACTGACTGCAGACAGAGCTCATTAAGATCTTCATATTTGTTTCACATGTTCTATGCCTAGTGTTACTGACTGAGCACAGATCTCATGAAGATCCTCATGTTTATTTTGCGTGTTCTATGACTAGTATTACTGACTGCGGACAGAGCTCATTAAGGTCCTCATGTTAGTATCGTGTGTTCTATGAGTAGTTTTTCGGCTGTGACTGGTGCCATAGAGAGAACGGTAATCGAATCAATATGTTCAAAACATATCAGAGTGTATTAGTACGTCTGTGTACGTATCGTCGATTAGTATCTGTAGTTTTATGGCAAAGAAATGAGAGAAGAACACTTGAATTTGTGGAAAAGGAACCACTTTATTTCCTGGACAGTCTGTACCCCTGGCGACAATGGGGCCGAACTACAGCTTTGTCTCCCAGCCTCTCAGCCCAGCATCGCCTGCAGCCTCGGATGCGACGAGGTGTGGGCAGCGTCTCTTCCTCACTGGACGACACGGGTGAGGAGTGTACCACGGCGACTGTCTGCGTAAGCGTAGCGTCACCAACCTGCACAGAAAAATGAGAATTTCTTCAGTTCAAATTCTTAATGTTTACAGTAAAACTACAACACTATGAACCGAGGGATGTGTAATACAAGCTTGGATATGCTAACGACAACAGAAACGACATAGTAATATTGCCGTCTACGTTCTGTTTGCAAGGGAAGATGTGACCTCATATTGATGTCGATGATGGATATCAGTTAAGAATTATCGGAAATTTTAATCACTCACAACTCGTCGTATGATGACATCGCACATAATTTGATAAATGTCGAAGTATTGCTAAATGGTATTCCGCCGTTGTAACCTTCTCTGTAAACATGACGCTGCCTCACCTCTCCACTGACGCAGCCCTCCATCTGTGAGTCCTCAACTGGCGCTGCCTGCAGCTGCGAGTCCTGGTGAGCGGGTGGCTGCCCCCCTCTGACGCCAGCAGCGGCCACCGGCTTGATCTTCTCAAAGTAGGCTTCCCACTGCGCCACCAACTCCTCGTGGCGCTTAGCGCGAAGCCGCGCCTTCAAGATGTGAAAGTTCTGTGGACGGAAAGTTTTCAGCATCACATTTTCGTTCACTAGAAAGCATTCTTTTTCAGTATCTATCGAATTTCTAACACTCTCTAGGAGCGCATTTATGTCTAAAGGAAAGTTATAATTTAAAGACTACATCGATTCCATCAGACTGTCGTTACATTATTTAGCACTGCTCATACTAGACACCTAATTGCGTTTTAGTTCTAAAATGTACGACAGTAGTAGATACAACGTTCTAATCAGAAGTAGGAAGAAGATAGCACCTTCTACCGTTAGATTGCCAATGAACGCATCTCAGTAGATAATCACAGTATGTACTGGCGAACTCGCCATGGGAAACAGTATATGACATATGACGTTTGTTTTAAACTCCTTACAAGGATGATTCATCCACAACTACAGTGCACTTGGTTATGAGAATTCATTGAGATCTGGTTAGGAGCTGTAATGAGTAAAGGAACTGAAATAGTCTCGAATAAATTAAGTGTCATGTTAAAATAACATTGCACAGTGTAGCAGTGAAGACACTAATGTGGAACGCTACCAGCACAAGTGATGACTGCCCTGCTCGTTAACCCTATGATATATTCTACAGAAGTACCGATCTTCCGTCCGGGATGCTTGCGGTGCACTAACATATGTTTCATTATAGAAGGGAATGCTGAGATCATGGTCATGGCGATATGTAAGGTAGTTCTGGCTTCCAGAATCCAGACACAAAACTGCAACCTGGGGGATGCCTCTTGCAATGACATACAGGATGCCGCCCATTGTCTGTGGAGGAGAAACACACAGACGTGTTGACGAGTCTCACACTCTTATGTAGTTCCCAGAAGGTGGCGGTGGCTCGACCCGGCAGCTGCCAAACATATGGATTCCTCCTGGAGGCGGTGTGGCGACCAGTGAAGGTCGTGACGAGCACTAGCACGCGCTAGCGAAAACATTTCTAACACAAGTATGCAGCACTATGTCGGAAGGGTTTGAAACTGAGTGTGAACGAAAGATAGAAAGCATAAACAGAGAACGGACGTTAGGAATACGAATTCGGCCCATTACAGTATTATGGGAGATGGAGCAGGAGAAAAGAGTTCGTATTGTGGAAAGGTGTTGATTTTACTGCCAACAGTTCCTCCATCAACCTGTAACATTTTAGGGAAACTATGAGAAATGAAACTTCTGTGTCCAGACAAGCACTTGAACCACCGGTCTCAAAATACGAATTTTTCATGAAAGAAATACGTTTTACAGTAACATTCACAGTGTTGTACCGTCTAATGGCCATAGTATGTGGACACTGAGTGCTCCTTAGTCTCTCTCTTAAGTTTTCCATACATTTCGGCGATGCTTACCTGAGGTATGAAGTACTCGTCCTCAGGATCCACCTCACTGACATCATCACGTTCGGCTTCACCTCCACAGGGGAGGCAAAACATGGCGAGAGCCCGCCGGAACATCTGGAGAAAGAAAGCAACAATGGAGTTCCTAATCTATATTCTAATCTAACAGAGTAGGAGCTTTTCAAATGGGGACTGCCAAGAAAACAGGAAGTTTGAAATTGTTGTGTTGTGACTCGTTCTATCGAGAACTTCCTACTCTTATCCGTGTACAGAGGACAGCTCTTCACACAATCAGTCTCTACCGTTTTATGACTTTCCTACGTATAAACATTAGCTTCGGAATAATGCGTTACAAATTCAGAACAAAGTAGTAGTGTTTAATAGGAAACTGATAAATATTTTTTGAGCATAAAATATAATGGAGAATTATGATTCAGTTTCTGATTGGTTATGAACAACAGATTGGGAACACTGAAATTTTCGGATTATTATCACAGAATTGTAGTtgaagtccagttcttacaggagctcctgaagtgtatccgcctacagcatgccagctcgtccaaacgtgtcttctcatggcgtaggcgtgggttctgggtagcagatctattcagttcggttcggtttatacagttttcagcttctcagggcttggacgttccagctactaggtgggtcatcgaaagtgctccgtaagaaattggaaaaagtattgtttatagcgtgggttgcgtatcaggacgcagtgtcgttcgttgtgataagtccaatatcctagcgtagacttgtcgccagaagtaaaaagatagcggatcgtgtggccacagatccaattcacagagtgagttttggcggaggggtagaaagtcttatcggggtacaaaagcatgtggtcgtcgatctgagccggtgtctggcgagtaagaaacgccaaaattcgccgcgcaagtgtccagacgtcgagcgctgtgccacagtggaaccggtggacatccgtgtcatccactccacagtgggtgcagagggatgaatcggcgagatggatgcggtgcagacgatctcggttaacttgtttgccattcacggtgatgtaccacgctgattgaacgtctgattcgagaaaacgcgcatggatcgccttccatatgtgtcgccacacgtactgtggatacttacgttcgatgggcttggacgggcggcactgttgtaacaattcggagactgttttcgtgaggtacaaacgtgtaactggtaaggaccggtagatataactgaactccaggaaaaatcgttggatgtaataaaagggggttggaatggccgataccagtactggggcggacaaggaggccggtgcaaagttgtgtaGCGGGAGGcaagtaaggctctgcgggcaacgatgccaaagttttagttgggagctgacgtatagtgccttgacacgagtcggcacgtggatgagtcccaccccgccacgatctcgtggcagtgcaaggcattcatactgcaccttgaataacatccccgagctgacgaaggagacGAAAGctatcaacagtcgtcgcgccaggagatttgggactggtagtacttcagccacgtgtggtatacgggaagcatgatacatgttcacgtattgcacgcgttggataacgtcgagagctcgtagccggtgatctgcgagatttgctctgattgtctgtagcaagcgtctaccattgatagtcgctgagcggcgcaggtctgctgtgaaatcaagtccaagacaccgtatggtggcggcgacactaaggggggcagggcatctctccggcaagccctcaccaatgagcaggaccttggattttgacacgttgaggcagctccccgacgcttcgccgtaagtcgccagccatgtcagtgctgctcgtacttcatcttcaccgcgcagatatagtactatgtcgtctgcgtaggctgtacaacagaaacggtggccttgcacagccatgccttccaaacgttggcgcatgccctggagcaggggttccaaggcgaaagcatacaaaatcgtggaaagagggcatccttgtcgtacagatcgtgcgatgaccagggacggtgtaaggcGACCATTGttcatgattttagaggttgcactactcaacaggcgcataaccactgtgacaataccgccaggaaaactcatatgctgaagaactgtccgtaaatagaagtggtcaacacggtcgaaagcctggctaaagtccagtgaagccaaggcgccagggagacgctgataatgcgctaatgctgtcatgtctctgtaacggcaaagggccgtacgcatgttgttgtcgcctcctagggaagtctggtctcaggatgtgacgtaacgtgcgaccctcttgagtcgcgatgccactagccgtgtgaatattttcatgtcgctgttgagcaaagtaattggtcgatagtcctggaccctcgaaacccgcgcggtttatgtacggggataatgaAGCCAACTCATACAATACACGTAAAGCAGTTTCATCATGGATGCCGTATAGTATTCCGAAAATTACGAAGGTCTGTGCAGCAAGTTGCACTAACTGTCAAACCTCGTTATTGCTACACCAGACCACGGTTTGCAGCGGTAGCACAAAGATGATGATCTGGTGGCCTTGCTACTCGGTCCAGATGGTCACGATTCTTTGATATGTATCCACATCGACCTTAAGTTCCTATGTTAGACAAATTAAGTATGGTTCTTGATTGTTGTTCATTGTCGGACTAAATTCAGTAAACCTTCGTCTTGGCATTAAAGTGATAATActaattttaaaacttttattttcttctcgTGACTCGTATGTAAAGGTATAGTTGGAGATTAGTAACATACCTTGACGACAAAATACAGAATGATATTTAAGACTGGACGAGGACTCTAAAACCTTTTACCATTATCGATGTCCCAACAAAATTTGATGTAtgagataaaaatattttttctgtgccTCCGAAGCTTAGTAGacacaaaaattcttaaacattaCAAGTAAATGTCAATAACGTAACGTGCCACATCCCACAGCTAATTATGATATTTACTTCTGTCACACTATGTACGGCTCAACCAAGCAATGCTCAGTCGAGTGGAACATACTTAGCACGAAAaaggcaaaattattttattttggtagGACCTAACACTTTTTTATATTCAATGACACCAGTCTGAACTTAAATGTTTCCAGTTTTATTCTGGAATTATTGTTACTAATTCACTAGGTAAAAGGCCGTCTCCATTTCTACGATGTCGATAGGATGTGTAATTTCAAACAAAAGACGAACTAGTTGTGTTTTTTCTCGGTTGTAGAATCGTAGGTGGTGCGAGTAATTCTACAAGTACTGGTGAGAgtgaatacaaaatattttaataatatataTCTTCTGATTATTACGAGATCTATGGCCTGGCGCATCGAGTTTCTCACGTAGTAGCATTCAGAATAAGCATAGCATACATCGGCAATGAGACAGAACTTACACAGACTTCTTGATTCTAACTTTAAATATcactttcttttgtaaataagGGAGTCCCCTTTCATCTGTCGAATGATACGTAATTCACAGTTAAGAATTTTTAGAAGGTAACAAACAGCAGTAACGATAGCGTATCTTCGGTTCTCGGGAACAGAGCACTCCGCGTTATGACTGGCAGTTATGTCAGAGATGACGAAAAGGCCGGCGGTACATCCACATTATTTGAGATTTCCTCGAGTGCTGCGGATGCTCTCGGTAAGGTTTACAATGAATCGCAGCAGACACGACATTTGGACCGGTGTTGCACTGTGTAAACCTTGGACGCCTTGCTGTAGGTCAATCATAGTCCACTGTGTCACAAAGTGTCTTTTAAAGTCTCTGATGACGGTTTGCAGTCGCAACAAATGGCCAGTACTAGCTCGACTAATAGGACAGACATCGTGACTTTACTCCATTACAAAATCCCATTCCGTCTGGAAGACAATTGACTGCACAGTCTTGTGCAGTCTCAGGAGCTGTAGATATACCTCTGTACGCCAGTTGGCCACGCACTGCTCAGAGTAGTGTAGAGAGTATCCCGTCTATATTGCAGTCGACAACTTCGAGACAGTGTTAGGAATGAATGGACCGACATGTTCCATTCATAAATGTACTCCACTTCCGTGTCAGGAAAGTATCTCGCACCAGTTTCGTCCAGGGCAATGGTTCCCAACTTTTTGTACCTGTTATCCCCCACAATAATGTCAGAATATCTCATGACTCCTacgtgtatttattttatttatgtatttcctCCTTGCTAAAATGTTTATTTGGGAACAATCTGCAATCCGCACTTTAGTATGAGAGGGTTAACAAACGCAGAGTAATACAAAACTACAGTGTCCAAAAGTCCTTATGCCACACACCTGATGATACTGTTGTCATTTGAAGAACGTCTTTCACATGTAACATTTTTTATGCGTGTAAAAGTCACCAGAAAAAATCAGAGCATCAATGAGACGGTTGAAATCGGTTTTCTTTAAGCAGCTCCTTATTGTCTGGTTACCAACCAGCTGAAACACATCGGAGGTCACTCTCCACGTTCAGGCGACAGCGGTGTTTTGTTCTCATGATGGCTAGTGTCGAGAATCCGGTCTCGCGTAGGTCTGTAGATGAGAACTTTACGAGGCTTCCATTGCCACTCCTGGATAAGCAGGAAGGAAACTGGTCCAAAATTCTTCCAAAATCGTTTGTTGGAACTGTTCTTTAGCACTGAAACGACATTCAACTGAATCCTCTTGCATTTCATCAGAACATGCATGCACATCAATCGCTAAAGGTGATCTTGCTAACTTCCACTGGCAGTCTTCTAAAAACAAATGAGGAAAATATTGTTTGAACTCTTCTTGACGCCGTTCCGGGACTTCACCGATGACGACTCACTTAGAAAATCAGAACGTGAACTTCACGTTGTCGGTGCTCCACCAGTACGAAGTCCCATAATTCTGTCCCAAGACAAACCATTTTCAaccaaaaattaattaacagaataaAATACTTGAGAGCCATTTCATGTTGTTCCAAGTTGTTAGAAAACAATAGTTCATCCGTAGTTTTCCTCTCAGCCGCAAATTGGCGTTATACTCTTAATGTCATACTGTTGAGCTATTTCAGTAGAATCATCAAACAGCAAGACAAAAAATGGAAATATCTTCAGTCCTTTAACTAGCTGTTCCTTCACATTCAGGGCTATTTCTCCGCAAATACGTTGCACACTGTTGCTGAAAGAGATATCACATCCATTTTTCACTACATATTTTCATCAAAAAATTTCGCGTTGCTTTAAGAATTAAAGATTTGATTAACCTCTCACCAATACCatgaggtttttttttgttttggcacTTAATGGAGAAATTTTTTCATGTGATGCTCCCATAACATTCTCATTTTCCTGCTGGAGGATCCCAGTAGAGTCAAGTTTCATTCAATGTAAAGAATTTCTTTTCCCAACAAAATactcttttgttttattttgcaaTACGGTCGACCTGTTTTTAAATGACTTTCCAGACGCGCAGACCGCAATGAGTTGTTGAGTCCATTACGACACACAACGTACTCTGGATGCTGGACATCGTCTTTTCAGTAAATGTGAATCTATCGATAATTCATTCTTCTCCTAGTAGACTTTTCGCTCAAAGTACAAAACCAATAAAAATACCATTTATTTCTACAGAGCACAACAGGCATAATACTGAGTTGAGAACGAGGAGAGCAGACGTAAAAATGTACTGTGTCAGTAAAAAGTTGGTGACGTGTGACGCAAAGATGATGCTGCCAACAATACAAAAATGCACTCGCTCACTGTAATTAGAACACTAGGGTTTTGAATTGTCTGACCGAATGTTTCTGTTTTTTTCGGAGATGTCCGTGCGCTCTACCACCTATAAAGCTGCAGCACCCGACCCCACCCCCAGTAGGGGGAGGGGATCGCGCCGCCTAAGTTGGGaaccgctatatatatatatatatatatatatatatatatatatatatatatatatatatatatatatacactcctggaaattgaaataagaacaccgtgaattcattgtcccaggaaggggaaactttattgatacattcctggggtcagatacattacatgatcacactgacagaaccacaggcacatagacacaggcaacagagcatgcacaatgtcggcactagtacagtgtatatccacctttcgcagcaatgcaggctgctattctcccatggagacgatcgtagagatgctggatgtagtcctgtggaacggtttgccacgccatttccacctggcgccttggttggaccagcgttcgtgctggacgtgcagaccgcgtgagacgacgcttcatccagtcccaaacatgctcaatgggggacagatccggagatcttgctggccagggtagttgacttacaccttctagagcacgttgggtggcacgggatacatgcggacgtgcattgtcctgttggaacagcaagttcccttgccggtctaggaatggtagaacgatgggttcgatgacggtttggatgtaccgtgcactattcagtgtcccctcgacgatcaccagtggtgtacggccagtgtaggagatcgctccccacaccatgatgccgggtgttggccctgtgtgcctcggtcgtatgcagtcctgattgtggcgctcacctgcacggcgccaaacacgcatacgaccatcattggcaccaaggcagaagcgactctcaccgctgaagacgacacgtctccattcgtccctccattcacgcctgtcgcgacaccactggaggcgggctgcacgatgttggggcgtgagcggaagacggcctaatggtgtgcgggaccgtagcccagcttcatggagacggttgcgaatggtcctcgccgatactccaggagcaacagtgtccctaatttgctgggaagtggcggtgcggtcccctacggcactgcgtaggatcctacggtcttggcgtgcatccgtgcgtcgcagcggtccggtcccaggtcgacgggcacgtgcaccttccgccggccactggcgacaacatcgatgtactgtggagacctcacgccccacgtgttcagcaattcggcggtacgtccacccggcctcccgcatgcccactatacgccctcgctcaaagtccgtcaactgcacatacggttcacgtccacgctgtcgcggcatgctaccagtgttaaagactgcgatggagctccgtatgccacggcaaactggctgacactgacggcggaggtgcacaaatgctgcgcagctagcgccattcgacggccaacaccgcggttcctggtgtgtcagctgtgccgtgcgtgtgatcattgcttgtacagccctctcgcagtgtccggagcaagtatggtgggtctgacacaccggtgtcaatgtgttctttt
This portion of the Schistocerca nitens isolate TAMUIC-IGC-003100 chromosome 7, iqSchNite1.1, whole genome shotgun sequence genome encodes:
- the LOC126195764 gene encoding uncharacterized protein LOC126195764, with the protein product MFCLPCGGEAERDDVSEVDPEDEYFIPQNFHILKARLRAKRHEELVAQWEAYFEKIKPVAAAGVRGGQPPAHQDSQLQAAPVEDSQMEGCVSGEVGDATLTQTVAVVHSSPVSSSEEETLPTPRRIRGCRRCWAERLGDKAVVRPHCRQGYRLSRK